Proteins co-encoded in one Corvus moneduloides isolate bCorMon1 chromosome 7, bCorMon1.pri, whole genome shotgun sequence genomic window:
- the PGAP1 gene encoding GPI inositol-deacylase isoform X3, with translation MTLMENISHFLLQATENHTVMFTVKIDTNSWIYGCMNTNSSMCLEAADLSWRAELLPTTKVVMLKLQDYPSLSHIVIQVPPAVGKKYTLGCEFFEEDSRTVQLPVTHLMSFGLSSSKILLNSTGLLYNVQLQHFNQIYQAFKIYIESHCQSLKERKPSIYRLHIPWSHEDSIIVAKVPSLAEISAKLHIAQPHNDSTLPELNIYSSPDCQYEVILKTSLLQVLGQIVRFHAGAFPVYIVSNILLTYGGQLSTLRSTGQCSDFSLELVRTAKPYKVEPLISIVVFLQGFNWFREIWESLSLPEVDAAVLSSQDAWFPLVSLILFLFGTGIAYWSGVFFSTSLRLFSSLWLTLIRPTVLQKDKLITPRRLCGMISLALVSWTTCGAFAILIIYLQYLFKVAKLHVAVRAEQNMHKKDSGHSKETSQNSSTHTVKAQSSMDSIPDATQSPSNSTTIAEAVNSLKMHITILNLFTWIVLLSLPSLIYWLKNLRYNVRLDPDPCRSTAVILVCILEILMNSSTSEVKSSKLLKIAAKVPLPLSVAMLAFGRMHLYRVPHFVTFSLLLHVLCCIV, from the exons TCATACAGTCATGTTTACTGTGAAAATA GACACAAATAGCTGGATTTATGGCTGCATGAACACTAATTCGTCGATGTG CCTGGAAGCTGCTGATTTATCCTGGAGAGCTGAGTTACTTCCAACCACCAAG gTTGTGATGCTGAAACTTCAAGACTATCCTTCTTTGTCCCACATTGTGATTCAGGTACCACCTGCAGTTGGcaagaag TATACTTTGGGCTGTGAATTCTTCGAAGAGGATTCCAGAACAGTACAGCTCCCTGTAACACATCTCATGTCATTTG GGCTTTCTTCAAGCAAAATTCTATTAAATTCAACTGGATTACTTTACAATGTACAGCTCCAGCACTTCAACCAA ATATATCAAGCTTTCAAAATTTATATAGAGAGCCACTGCCAGTCACTCAAAG aaagaaaacctaGTATTTACAGACTTCATATCCCCTGGTCACATGAAGACTCAATAATTGTAGCAAA AGTTCCATCTCTTGCTGAGATTTCTGCCAAACTGCACATTGCTCAGCCTCACAATGACAGCACCCTCCCAGAGTTAAACATCTACTCTTCCCCAGACTGTCAGTATGAA gtaATTCTGAAGACATCACTTCTACAGGTTCTTGGGCAA ATAGTAAGGTTCCATGCTGGTGCTTTTCCAGTCTATATTGTTTCTAATATTCTTCTTACTTATGGAGGACAACTGAGCACATTGAGATCAACAG GCCAGTGTTCAGACTTCTCCCTTGAACTAGTTAGGACAGCAAAGCCCTACAAAGTAGAACCTCTTATAAGCATTGTTGTGTTTCTGCAGGG GTTTAACTGGTTTAGAGAGATATGGGAATCACTGTCACTACCAGAGGTGGATGCTGCTGTTCTGAGTAGTCAGGATGCATGGTTCCCCCTTGTGTCCCTGATTCTATTTCTTTTTGGGACAGGCATTGCCTACTGGAGTGGAGTATTTTTCTCTACATCTCTGAGACTCTTCTCTTCATTATGGTTAACTCTGATTAG accTACTGTACTTCAAAAAGATAAGTTGATTACACCCAGAAGACTCTGTGGGATGATATCTCTTGCTTTGGTTAGCTGGACCACTTGTGGTGCATTTGCTATACTCATTATTTATCTTCAATACTTGTTCAAG GTTGCAAAACTGCACGTGGCTGTAAGAGCAGAGCAAAACATGCACAAGAAG GATTCAGGCCACTCAAAAGAAACTTCACAGAACTCCAGTACACACACAGTCAAAGCCCAGAGTTCAATGGACAGCATTCCAGATGCAACACAGTCTCCTTCCAACAGTACAACAATTGCTGAAGCTGTTAACAGTCTTAAGATGCACATTACAATCCTCAATTTATTCACGTGGATTGTGCTGCTCAGCTTGCCATCTTTAATTTATTGGTTAAAAAATCTCAG GTACAATGTTAGACTTGATCCTGATCCATGTAGATCCACAGCTGTTATCCTTGTATGCATTTTAGAAATTCTAATGAATTCAAGTACTTCTGAAGTGAAATCAAG TAAACTCTTGAAGATTGCAGCCAAAGTTCCTCTCCCTTTGTCTGTTGCAATGCTGGCCTTTGGACGAATGCATTTATACAGAGTCCCACACTTTGTaaccttttctcttcttctacATGTGCTGTGCTGTATTGTGTGA